A portion of the Desulfomonilia bacterium genome contains these proteins:
- a CDS encoding tetratricopeptide repeat protein, with protein MKIRQFIIVVILVIAIASPAYAEIKTFTETVKQTFGGSQSPDDARTAAIAKAKRNVLEKAGTYLESLTVVKDSKIDKDEILALSAGILKVEVVSQKNFTEGDAFGIIIETKVDVDTSVLNERIKTMLGDRELMQKYTESQKRETELLAKVKLLEEKNRELEKSNADEKQKAELKKEFKENSQRIEAVGWFEKASSLWKDGKYSDPDNAIKYLNKALEIDPLFSTAYNNRGVAWYDKGDKERAIQDYTSAIEQNPNFAGAYYNRGNAWSDKGEYDRAIKDYTNAIQINSSYAEAYCNRGNEWRMKGEFDIAMKDFTSAIGINPSLAEAYYNRGLAWGMKGEFNNVINDFTRFIEINPSFAEAYSNRGIAWSGKGDYEQAIKDFTRAIEINPTLSEAYYNRGNAWSNKGEYVIAIKDFTKAIEINPTYADAYCNRGAAWGMNGELDIAIKDFTHAITINPSLAVAYIGRGLMWAGKGDMGKACLDFRKACNLGNCRGMEECKP; from the coding sequence ATGAAAATCAGGCAATTCATTATTGTTGTAATACTCGTGATAGCTATTGCATCTCCGGCTTATGCAGAGATAAAGACCTTCACTGAAACCGTAAAGCAGACATTCGGAGGCAGCCAATCGCCTGATGACGCCCGAACAGCGGCTATAGCAAAGGCAAAAAGAAACGTCCTTGAAAAGGCGGGGACATATCTTGAAAGCCTCACTGTAGTAAAGGACAGCAAGATTGACAAAGATGAAATACTTGCCCTTTCCGCCGGCATTCTTAAGGTTGAAGTGGTTTCGCAGAAGAACTTCACAGAGGGTGATGCATTCGGAATTATCATAGAAACGAAAGTGGATGTGGATACAAGCGTTCTGAATGAACGGATAAAAACAATGCTAGGCGACCGTGAGCTTATGCAAAAATACACTGAAAGTCAGAAAAGGGAGACTGAGCTTCTCGCAAAGGTAAAACTCCTTGAAGAGAAGAATAGGGAACTGGAAAAGTCCAATGCCGATGAAAAGCAGAAGGCCGAACTCAAGAAAGAATTCAAGGAGAACTCACAGAGAATAGAGGCTGTAGGATGGTTTGAAAAAGCTAGTAGTCTTTGGAAAGATGGCAAATATTCTGATCCTGACAATGCAATCAAATATCTTAACAAGGCACTTGAAATTGACCCTTTATTTTCAACGGCCTATAACAACCGAGGAGTTGCATGGTATGACAAAGGTGATAAAGAGCGAGCCATTCAGGATTATACAAGTGCAATTGAACAAAATCCTAACTTTGCAGGAGCTTATTACAACCGGGGAAATGCATGGTCAGACAAAGGCGAATATGACCGCGCTATTAAGGACTATACCAATGCTATTCAGATCAACTCATCCTATGCAGAAGCCTATTGCAATCGGGGTAATGAGTGGAGGATGAAAGGTGAGTTTGACATTGCAATGAAGGATTTTACCAGTGCCATAGGAATCAATCCATCTCTTGCAGAGGCATATTATAACCGGGGTCTGGCGTGGGGTATGAAAGGCGAATTTAACAATGTCATAAATGACTTCACTCGGTTCATTGAGATCAATCCATCCTTTGCAGAAGCATATTCCAACAGGGGGATTGCATGGAGTGGTAAAGGTGATTATGAACAGGCAATTAAGGATTTCACCAGAGCCATAGAAATTAACCCAACCCTTTCAGAGGCATATTATAACCGAGGTAACGCATGGTCAAACAAAGGTGAATATGTAATCGCTATAAAGGACTTCACGAAGGCCATTGAAATCAACCCTACCTATGCAGATGCTTATTGCAACCGGGGTGCTGCGTGGGGTATGAATGGCGAGCTTGACATTGCCATTAAGGATTTTACCCATGCCATTACAATCAATCCATCCCTAGCTGTTGCCTATATCGGTAGGGGTCTGATGTGGGCAGGCAAAGGCGATATGGGAAAGGCATGTCTCGATTTCCGAAAGGCCTGTAACCTTGGAAATTGTCGAGGGATGGAAGAATGCAAACCCTAG
- a CDS encoding LPP20 family lipoprotein, with translation MQSCATNPVKKEFAGAPDWVTKDCAGYFIQKTGHPALCGVGSAAGADPGEALIVAKTKAKADISKKLSTRIESVLTDYRSSVSNTAGSIDTQHIEEVIVEISNNTLSGIEMTDSWTSPNGTLYVLMSLETEQYIMAVDRVKGIPEDKRRALIEKDE, from the coding sequence TTGCAAAGCTGTGCAACAAACCCTGTAAAAAAGGAGTTCGCCGGGGCCCCTGATTGGGTTACAAAAGATTGCGCCGGGTACTTTATCCAAAAGACAGGTCATCCTGCCTTATGCGGCGTCGGTTCTGCTGCCGGGGCTGATCCGGGGGAAGCCCTGATTGTAGCGAAAACGAAGGCCAAGGCAGATATTTCAAAGAAGCTAAGCACAAGGATAGAATCTGTGTTAACCGACTACAGGTCATCAGTATCAAACACTGCAGGCAGCATTGACACTCAGCATATTGAGGAAGTGATAGTTGAAATATCGAACAACACACTCTCGGGTATAGAAATGACTGATTCATGGACAAGCCCAAATGGCACGCTTTACGTTTTGATGTCACTTGAGACAGAGCAGTACATAATGGCTGTTGATAGGGTTAAAGGCATTCCCGAAGATAAGCGCCGCGCCTTGATTGAAAAAGATGAATAA
- a CDS encoding type II toxin-antitoxin system prevent-host-death family antitoxin has product MLVVNVSEFRSNLQSFLGKVKSGEEMTLTSRGKAIAQIIPVADKKESAKKKLLSMRTKCVVGDVTSPLGESWEALK; this is encoded by the coding sequence ATGCTGGTTGTAAATGTCAGCGAGTTCAGGAGCAATCTTCAGTCGTTTTTAGGTAAAGTAAAATCCGGAGAGGAAATGACGCTTACATCAAGGGGAAAAGCCATTGCCCAGATAATCCCTGTCGCGGACAAAAAGGAAAGCGCAAAGAAGAAGCTCTTATCCATGAGAACAAAATGTGTCGTAGGCGATGTCACGTCGCCCCTGGGTGAATCGTGGGAGGCCTTGAAGTGA
- a CDS encoding type II toxin-antitoxin system VapC family toxin: MILLDTCALIFDALTPERLSKKAARSIEEGDETNELFCSDISLWEIAMLIEKGRLSPGTATDDFLKSMLDSRGIKTLTITPTIAYLSASYKHFKHNDPADRIIAATALTNKCPVVTSDSLLKKIKGLNIIW, from the coding sequence GTGATCCTGCTTGATACATGCGCCCTTATTTTTGATGCACTCACACCTGAAAGGTTAAGCAAAAAGGCCGCACGGTCGATTGAAGAAGGCGACGAAACAAACGAACTGTTCTGTTCGGACATTTCACTCTGGGAGATAGCCATGCTGATAGAAAAAGGCAGACTTTCCCCCGGTACCGCAACCGATGATTTCCTTAAAAGCATGCTGGATTCAAGGGGAATCAAAACGCTGACGATTACGCCAACGATTGCCTACCTTTCAGCTTCATATAAGCATTTTAAACACAATGACCCGGCAGACAGGATAATAGCCGCAACCGCACTGACAAACAAATGCCCGGTTGTCACAAGCGATTCATTGCTGAAAAAAATAAAGGGATTGAACATAATCTGGTGA
- a CDS encoding cob(I)yrinic acid a,c-diamide adenosyltransferase: protein MSGIGKGCVHIYTGNGKGKTTAALGLALRAAGHGLKTIIVQFMKGQHYGELDSVGMLAGLVIIEQYGHPQFCRLTDPPDEADVRRAQAAIKRIKEIIKGKLCDILVLDEVMTAIMFNLITEAEVRQIIESRPSGMELVLTGRSVNTNLYDAADLITEMQDIKHYYNKGVQARKGIES from the coding sequence GTGAGCGGGATAGGAAAAGGCTGCGTTCACATATATACTGGAAACGGCAAGGGCAAAACTACGGCGGCACTGGGGCTTGCTCTGCGTGCGGCAGGCCACGGCCTGAAAACCATAATCGTACAGTTCATGAAGGGACAGCATTATGGTGAACTGGACAGCGTGGGAATGCTGGCCGGCCTCGTGATAATTGAACAGTACGGCCATCCTCAGTTCTGCAGACTGACCGATCCGCCGGACGAGGCCGATGTAAGAAGGGCTCAGGCGGCGATAAAAAGAATAAAGGAAATCATCAAAGGAAAGCTCTGTGACATACTCGTCCTTGACGAGGTGATGACCGCTATCATGTTCAACCTTATAACAGAGGCCGAAGTACGCCAGATAATAGAATCAAGGCCTTCGGGGATGGAACTTGTCCTGACGGGGCGCAGTGTAAATACCAACCTGTATGATGCAGCGGATCTGATTACCGAGATGCAGGATATAAAACATTACTATAACAAAGGGGTTCAAGCGAGGAAAGGCATCGAAAGCTGA
- the icmF gene encoding fused isobutyryl-CoA mutase/GTPase IcmF — protein MDKSKLEPVRFVTAAALFDGHDASINIIRRILQDAGAEVIHLGHNRGVNEVVRAAIQEGAHAIAMSSYQGGHMEFFKYMIDLLKENGCEYIKVFGGGGGVIVPEEIAELQAYGVAKIYSPLDGKKMGLRGMIDHMISIARGVRIPDVEADISSLKDMNQAKIGRLISMAEASVMGFSKRYEELRRHIRPADGIPVVGITGTGGSGKSSFIDEMVRRFIEFYPDKTIAIISVDPSRSKSGGALLGDRIRMNSIENDRVFMRSMATRLSKDELSIAINDAIDIVKAAGYDMVMVETSGIGQGDAAVSKISSCSVYVMTSEYGAPSQLEKIDMLDYADMVVLNKFEQQKALDALRDVRKQYMRNHELFDRPEEDMPVFGTVASRYDDKGSDRAFAFLMKLVAEKGGVNWNLPVMPEEIKEKPRAGIVPPERDQYLREIARVVRAYHKHTDDTSDLIRKYAALKDLAGDAEGADKSHITGIMRKMETQIRQEDIKLLREWEAESKHYAAKNYSYSVRGKDIRVPLRSTTLSGLEVPRVALPDYRDKGEIYRWVRKENVPGSFPYTAGVFPFKRDWEDPKRQFAGEGTPERTNRRFHYLCRNDDAKRLSTAFDSVTLYGEDPDERPDIFGKIGESGVSICTLDDMKKLYAGFDLCSPLTSVSMTINGPAPIMAAFFFNTAIGQQVEKFVKEHGRKPDKDELASLKKWVMSNVRGTVQADILKEDQGQNTCIFSTEFALKMMGDIQQYFIDNDVNNFYSVSISGYHIAEAGANPVSQLAFTLANGFTYVEYYMSRGMDVTEFAKNFSFFFSSGMDAEYSVLGRVARRIWAIAMRDLYKGDERAQKLKYHIQTSGRSLHSMEMQFNDIRTTLQALTALNDNCNSLHTNAYDEAVTTPTEESVRRAMAIQLIINREFGPSKNENQAQGSFFLEWLTDAVEEAVLQEFERISERKGVLGAMEVHYQRAKIQQESLHYEHLKHNGKLPIIGVNTFENPDNEGQEDRPGACVALTRATNEEKMAQLNNLRAFQKRHRQKAPYALKRLKEVALSGGNIFEELIDTVRVASLGQITAALYEIGGRYRRNM, from the coding sequence ATGGATAAAAGCAAGCTTGAGCCGGTGAGATTCGTTACTGCGGCGGCCCTCTTCGACGGGCATGACGCCTCGATCAACATCATCAGAAGAATCCTGCAGGATGCAGGCGCAGAAGTGATACATTTAGGCCACAACAGGGGTGTCAACGAGGTCGTACGAGCAGCCATCCAGGAGGGTGCCCACGCAATCGCCATGAGCTCTTATCAGGGCGGGCATATGGAGTTCTTCAAGTATATGATAGATCTCCTTAAGGAAAACGGATGCGAATACATCAAGGTCTTCGGGGGCGGCGGCGGTGTTATCGTACCCGAAGAAATAGCCGAACTCCAGGCTTACGGCGTTGCTAAGATATATTCCCCGCTCGACGGCAAAAAGATGGGTTTGAGGGGAATGATCGATCATATGATTTCCATCGCCCGTGGAGTGCGGATTCCTGATGTCGAAGCAGACATATCCTCATTGAAAGACATGAATCAGGCGAAGATTGGACGCCTCATAAGCATGGCGGAAGCGAGCGTGATGGGCTTCAGCAAACGTTATGAAGAGCTCAGACGCCATATAAGGCCTGCCGACGGAATACCGGTCGTGGGCATTACCGGCACGGGCGGCTCAGGCAAGAGCTCGTTTATCGACGAGATGGTCCGCAGGTTCATTGAATTCTATCCGGACAAGACGATTGCTATAATCTCTGTCGATCCGTCACGCTCAAAGAGCGGAGGCGCCCTGCTGGGTGACCGCATCCGCATGAACTCAATCGAAAATGACAGGGTGTTCATGCGCTCCATGGCGACAAGGCTTTCAAAGGACGAACTCTCAATAGCCATCAATGATGCGATAGATATAGTGAAGGCCGCAGGCTATGACATGGTGATGGTCGAGACCAGCGGCATAGGCCAGGGGGATGCGGCCGTATCAAAGATCAGCAGCTGTTCCGTATACGTGATGACAAGCGAATACGGCGCTCCCTCGCAGCTTGAAAAGATTGACATGCTCGACTATGCCGACATGGTTGTGCTGAACAAGTTCGAACAGCAGAAGGCCCTTGATGCCCTCAGGGACGTGAGAAAACAGTATATGAGAAACCACGAACTCTTCGACAGACCCGAAGAGGACATGCCGGTTTTCGGCACGGTAGCAAGCAGATATGATGACAAAGGTTCGGACAGGGCTTTTGCTTTCCTGATGAAACTCGTTGCGGAAAAAGGCGGTGTTAACTGGAATCTCCCCGTGATGCCGGAAGAGATAAAGGAAAAGCCCAGAGCCGGGATTGTTCCGCCCGAAAGGGACCAGTATCTGAGGGAGATTGCCCGGGTTGTCAGGGCCTACCACAAGCATACCGATGATACATCAGACCTGATCAGGAAATATGCGGCATTGAAGGACCTGGCCGGGGATGCGGAAGGGGCGGATAAAAGCCATATCACGGGGATCATGCGGAAGATGGAGACCCAGATCCGTCAGGAGGACATAAAACTGCTCAGGGAATGGGAAGCGGAGTCGAAACACTACGCCGCAAAGAACTACAGCTACTCTGTCAGGGGAAAGGATATAAGGGTTCCTCTCAGAAGCACTACGCTTTCCGGCCTCGAAGTGCCGAGGGTCGCCCTTCCCGATTACAGGGACAAGGGTGAAATATACAGGTGGGTCAGAAAAGAGAATGTCCCGGGCTCGTTCCCGTACACTGCAGGCGTATTTCCGTTCAAGCGCGACTGGGAAGACCCGAAAAGGCAGTTTGCAGGCGAAGGCACGCCGGAGCGCACCAACAGGCGCTTCCATTACCTGTGCAGAAACGATGATGCGAAGAGGCTTTCAACCGCATTCGACAGTGTTACGCTCTACGGCGAAGACCCTGACGAGAGGCCTGACATCTTCGGCAAGATCGGCGAAAGCGGGGTCAGCATATGCACGCTCGATGATATGAAAAAGCTCTATGCTGGCTTTGACCTGTGCTCACCGCTTACAAGCGTTTCGATGACCATCAACGGGCCTGCCCCTATCATGGCTGCATTCTTCTTCAATACCGCCATAGGCCAGCAGGTTGAGAAGTTCGTTAAGGAACACGGCCGCAAGCCGGATAAGGATGAACTCGCAAGTCTTAAGAAGTGGGTCATGTCGAATGTAAGGGGTACGGTCCAGGCGGACATATTAAAGGAAGACCAGGGCCAGAACACATGCATATTCTCAACCGAATTCGCTCTTAAAATGATGGGCGACATACAGCAGTACTTCATCGATAACGACGTAAACAACTTCTACTCGGTCAGCATAAGCGGTTACCACATAGCCGAGGCCGGCGCCAATCCGGTAAGCCAGCTTGCGTTCACACTGGCCAACGGCTTCACCTATGTCGAATATTACATGTCCAGGGGTATGGACGTGACCGAGTTCGCCAAGAACTTCTCATTCTTCTTCTCAAGCGGCATGGATGCCGAATACAGCGTGCTCGGGAGGGTGGCACGCAGGATATGGGCCATAGCCATGAGGGACCTCTATAAGGGCGACGAAAGGGCGCAGAAGCTCAAGTACCACATCCAGACCTCGGGGCGTTCCCTTCACAGTATGGAAATGCAGTTCAATGACATAAGGACCACGCTTCAGGCGCTCACCGCGCTGAACGACAACTGCAATTCGCTCCATACGAACGCATATGACGAAGCGGTCACAACACCAACCGAGGAGTCGGTGCGCCGGGCAATGGCCATACAGCTTATCATAAACCGCGAGTTCGGCCCGTCCAAAAACGAGAACCAGGCGCAGGGCTCATTCTTCCTCGAATGGCTGACAGATGCGGTTGAAGAGGCCGTGCTTCAGGAATTCGAGCGCATAAGCGAAAGGAAAGGTGTGCTCGGTGCGATGGAAGTTCATTACCAGAGGGCCAAGATTCAGCAGGAGTCGCTTCATTACGAGCACCTCAAGCACAACGGTAAACTGCCTATAATCGGCGTGAATACGTTCGAGAACCCCGATAACGAGGGGCAGGAGGACAGGCCCGGTGCCTGCGTTGCGTTGACGCGCGCGACAAACGAAGAGAAGATGGCGCAGCTCAATAACCTGAGGGCCTTTCAGAAAAGGCACAGACAGAAGGCGCCGTATGCACTCAAACGACTGAAGGAAGTAGCACTTTCAGGCGGCAATATTTTCGAAGAACTGATCGATACGGTTCGGGTCGCCAGCCTGGGCCAGATAACGGCCGCATTATACGAAATCGGAGGCCGCTACAGGAGGAACATGTGA
- a CDS encoding HD-GYP domain-containing protein → MDIKSSRLKCFLRPTIARRMAFTLTLFGIVIGYMAFIILFTLGSGDIVNLVTRRFEDSIFSLFPDNRGDSLLGLLDVKDKDAMKAVNLFAEFSSGMNSIDDIRLYYKAFGVWSEIYMGDDNIFHTDEIKDPDIISKLDQSLTGRKISLSRVNFGFSDTLKVVDNLTRPVDKYSYVLTYSIARPSIIEFVKKNPGQNIMFCILLLILSYLIGLLFGRGIVRPVEELSREARIIASGNFEREFHTESRDEIGKLADSLNSMAASIRAAMKEREDLMLGILTALTRSIDAKSRWTAGHSERVTRYTMMIGWRLGLSDEVMDNLIVSAVLHDIGKIAVPEAILDKPGRLTEEEFSIIRGHPAAGAGIIRDIPSYENILSGIMYHHERWDGKGYPEGLRGESIPLFARIIAVADVYDAITEDRPYRKAMTKEEVTDFIKDNSGKMFDPDIAEAFLSIIEESDTWPVR, encoded by the coding sequence ATGGATATCAAATCCTCGAGATTGAAGTGTTTCTTAAGGCCCACGATTGCCAGACGCATGGCCTTTACGCTCACTCTTTTCGGTATTGTAATCGGATATATGGCGTTTATCATTCTATTTACCCTGGGATCAGGTGATATCGTAAACCTTGTAACCAGAAGATTTGAAGACAGCATTTTTTCGCTTTTCCCTGATAACAGGGGGGACAGTCTTCTGGGCCTTCTCGATGTCAAAGACAAGGATGCAATGAAGGCTGTAAACCTGTTTGCTGAGTTTTCTTCAGGGATGAATTCCATTGACGATATAAGGCTCTATTACAAAGCCTTCGGCGTCTGGTCAGAAATATATATGGGGGATGACAATATCTTTCATACAGATGAAATAAAAGACCCTGATATTATCAGTAAACTTGATCAGAGTCTGACTGGCAGGAAGATATCGTTATCAAGAGTAAATTTCGGATTCTCGGACACGCTGAAAGTAGTAGACAACCTTACAAGACCTGTCGACAAATACAGCTATGTGCTCACATACAGCATAGCCCGGCCTTCCATAATCGAATTTGTAAAAAAGAACCCGGGCCAGAACATAATGTTCTGCATTCTGCTGCTGATTCTTTCATATCTGATAGGGCTTTTGTTCGGCCGGGGAATTGTCAGGCCTGTTGAGGAGCTTTCCCGTGAAGCCAGGATTATTGCGTCAGGCAACTTCGAGCGGGAGTTCCATACGGAGAGCAGGGATGAAATAGGCAAGCTTGCAGACTCGCTCAATTCAATGGCCGCAAGCATACGTGCGGCCATGAAGGAGCGGGAAGATCTGATGCTGGGCATACTGACCGCGCTCACCCGATCAATCGACGCAAAATCGCGATGGACTGCGGGCCACAGCGAGAGGGTCACCAGGTATACGATGATGATCGGCTGGAGGCTCGGCCTCAGTGATGAGGTCATGGACAATCTCATCGTGTCTGCCGTCCTCCATGACATAGGCAAGATAGCCGTACCCGAAGCTATTCTGGACAAGCCCGGCAGGCTCACGGAAGAGGAATTTTCCATAATCAGGGGCCATCCTGCGGCAGGGGCCGGTATAATCAGGGACATTCCTTCGTACGAAAATATTCTTTCCGGCATAATGTACCACCATGAACGTTGGGACGGCAAAGGCTATCCGGAAGGGCTCAGGGGGGAATCGATACCCTTGTTTGCAAGGATAATAGCGGTGGCGGATGTCTATGACGCCATCACTGAAGACCGGCCATACAGAAAGGCCATGACAAAAGAAGAGGTGACGGACTTCATCAAAGACAACAGCGGAAAGATGTTCGATCCTGATATAGCAGAGGCATTCCTCTCGATAATTGAAGAGTCAGACACATGGCCGGTCCGTTGA
- a CDS encoding ATP-binding protein: MIELALHILDISQNSLRAGASLVEISLIEDMINDRLTISIKDNGCGMNADEIEKALDPFFTTKKVRRIGLGLPMLKQAALQADGDFKIESEPGRGTLISAEFRHSHIDRQPTGDVAGAIIALILERPDVDILFTYRKNAYEYTFDTREIRETLESVPLNNMDVIGYIRDSIKEGLSSQQDQ; this comes from the coding sequence ATGATTGAACTCGCGCTTCACATACTTGACATCTCGCAGAATTCATTGAGGGCCGGCGCAAGCCTGGTCGAGATTTCGCTTATTGAAGACATGATAAACGACAGGCTTACAATAAGCATAAAGGACAACGGCTGCGGGATGAACGCTGACGAGATTGAAAAAGCCCTGGACCCATTTTTTACTACGAAAAAAGTAAGGAGGATTGGGCTTGGTCTTCCCATGCTCAAACAGGCGGCCCTTCAGGCAGATGGTGATTTTAAAATCGAATCCGAACCCGGCAGAGGGACTCTGATCTCGGCCGAATTCAGACATTCCCATATCGACAGGCAGCCCACAGGCGATGTCGCGGGTGCGATTATCGCTCTTATTCTCGAAAGGCCGGACGTCGACATTCTTTTTACTTACAGGAAGAATGCTTATGAATATACTTTCGATACCAGGGAAATCAGGGAGACGCTTGAGAGTGTCCCTTTGAATAATATGGATGTAATAGGATATATAAGGGACAGCATCAAGGAAGGGTTGTCATCGCAGCAGGATCAATGA
- a CDS encoding PHP domain-containing protein, protein MMRKFSCDLHIHTCLSPCAELDMHPSAVIRKALEKKIDVIAVCDHNSSENAPYVMNAAKGTGLVVLPGMEVTSMEEVHTIALFKTLEDLLSFQKVVYENLTGENDEDVFGVQAIVNEAGEVEGFNPRLLIGATGLSLNSVVDAIHGFDGLAIASHIDRESFSVLGQLGFVPPDAAFDALEISARTGIKKGRELYPELSGYTFITSSDAHFTTDIGSSPTVFFIEAPSFDEIRMALKGEEGRYVLEGQ, encoded by the coding sequence ATGATGCGAAAATTTTCCTGCGACCTTCATATACATACATGCCTTTCTCCGTGCGCAGAACTCGACATGCATCCTTCCGCCGTCATCAGAAAGGCACTCGAAAAGAAAATCGATGTCATAGCTGTATGCGACCATAATTCATCTGAGAATGCGCCGTATGTCATGAACGCTGCAAAAGGAACCGGTCTGGTTGTACTTCCAGGCATGGAAGTGACGAGCATGGAAGAGGTTCATACGATAGCGCTTTTTAAAACTCTTGAAGACCTTCTCTCTTTCCAGAAAGTTGTTTATGAAAATCTGACGGGGGAAAATGACGAGGACGTGTTCGGTGTTCAGGCTATCGTTAACGAAGCGGGTGAAGTGGAAGGTTTCAATCCCCGTCTGTTGATAGGTGCTACAGGTCTTTCCCTGAATTCTGTTGTGGATGCAATCCATGGTTTTGACGGTCTTGCCATTGCCTCGCATATCGACCGTGAGAGTTTCAGTGTTCTCGGCCAGCTCGGGTTTGTCCCGCCAGACGCTGCATTCGATGCGCTCGAGATATCTGCAAGGACGGGAATAAAAAAAGGGAGGGAACTATATCCCGAGTTGTCCGGCTACACCTTTATAACGTCATCGGATGCCCATTTTACAACGGACATCGGCAGCTCTCCTACTGTGTTTTTCATCGAGGCTCCGAGCTTTGACGAGATCAGGATGGCGCTGAAAGGCGAGGAAGGAAGATATGTTCTGGAGGGGCAATGA
- a CDS encoding serine kinase → MDVKTIVESLGLDVFCCKDMLDRPVDGGYSGDLLSDVMANARKDNVWVTRQVHQNTVAVATLKELSAVIVVQGARPDADTLSKAVKEGIPILGSKLSAFEVTGRIFKLLGAS, encoded by the coding sequence ATGGATGTTAAAACAATTGTCGAAAGCCTGGGTCTTGATGTTTTCTGCTGCAAAGACATGCTTGACAGGCCTGTTGACGGAGGCTACTCGGGCGACTTGTTGAGCGATGTCATGGCAAACGCCAGAAAGGACAATGTGTGGGTTACAAGGCAGGTCCACCAGAATACAGTTGCCGTTGCAACTCTTAAGGAGCTTTCCGCGGTTATTGTCGTTCAGGGGGCCAGACCCGATGCCGATACCCTGAGCAAGGCGGTAAAGGAAGGCATCCCGATACTGGGGAGCAAACTGTCCGCTTTTGAAGTCACCGGCAGGATATTCAAACTCCTCGGGGCTTCCTAG
- a CDS encoding ATP-binding protein, with protein sequence MSDKSFGGYFTVKGREFIDAGLISSQIKKILKEHGVPEEAVRKAAVVAFEAEVNIISYADVGTISFIVENGTITIEATDKGAGIPDIKRALIEGFSTADDQVREMGFGAGMGLPNIKKFSDIFEISSEVGKGTTVKSIIKIAEKDAL encoded by the coding sequence GTGTCTGATAAAAGCTTCGGAGGATATTTTACCGTAAAAGGTCGCGAGTTCATTGATGCCGGATTGATTTCAAGCCAGATAAAAAAGATATTGAAGGAGCACGGCGTCCCGGAAGAAGCGGTAAGAAAGGCGGCGGTCGTGGCATTTGAGGCCGAGGTGAACATCATTTCTTATGCGGATGTGGGGACGATATCTTTCATTGTTGAAAACGGCACGATCACCATTGAGGCGACAGACAAAGGTGCGGGTATTCCCGATATAAAAAGGGCGCTGATAGAAGGATTTTCAACGGCTGACGATCAGGTAAGGGAGATGGGTTTCGGGGCCGGAATGGGGCTTCCGAATATAAAGAAGTTTTCAGATATATTCGAGATAAGTTCGGAAGTCGGCAAGGGGACAACCGTAAAAAGCATAATAAAAATTGCTGAAAAGGATGCGCTTTAA
- a CDS encoding DRTGG domain-containing protein has protein sequence MTLEEIKNEINGEVIVGAEKLSIELKTAFAADLMSDVLAFARSGCLLITGLTTAQSVRTAFALDIAAIVICRGKTPQEQAVDIARELHIPIIRTDYIMFETIGILYSAGICGCIREVCSGDNTCGV, from the coding sequence GTGACCCTGGAAGAAATAAAAAACGAAATAAACGGAGAGGTAATCGTAGGGGCTGAGAAGCTTTCAATCGAGCTGAAGACGGCTTTCGCGGCAGACCTGATGAGCGATGTGCTTGCTTTTGCAAGGTCAGGCTGCCTTCTGATAACCGGACTTACGACAGCACAATCGGTCAGGACTGCTTTTGCGCTTGACATTGCAGCAATAGTAATATGCCGGGGCAAAACGCCTCAGGAACAGGCTGTAGATATAGCAAGAGAGCTTCATATTCCGATTATAAGGACTGATTACATAATGTTCGAAACGATCGGGATTCTTTACAGTGCGGGAATTTGCGGCTGCATAAGAGAGGTCTGCAGCGGAGATAATACCTGTGGTGTCTGA